In the genome of Ignavibacteriales bacterium, one region contains:
- a CDS encoding sodium:solute symporter, giving the protein MRTLDWIILCGTIILIVIYGVYKGRGSKNIKSYLLSNNDMKWYTITISIMATQASAITFLSTPGQAYVDGMRFVQFYLGLPIAMIILSVTAVPIYHKLKVFTAYEYLETKFDIKTRALAAFLFLIQRGLAAGLTIYAPSLILSVLLGWDLYLTNLIVGLLVIIYTTTGGAKAVGWTQFHQMIVITVGMFTAFAVILLLLPTDVSVMDSIRAAGKMGKLESIDFSFDLDNRYSFWSGLLGGLFLQLSYFGTDQSQVQRYLTGESVKQSRLGLLVNGIVKIPMQFIILFIGAMLFMFYQFNTPPLFFNPVETEKLKSGKYAFEYSELEKQFEDISAEKKEKLHTLISALNSGDESKIESAEHDLKLSTDETIKIRQRVSSLVALNDPDSNPNDTNYIFLTFVLQFLPVGLVGLVLAAILSASMSSTSSEINALASTSVIDVYKRMVRKEASERHYLIATKTFTVMWGLLAILFAEFANHLGSLIEAVNILGSLFYGTILGIFLLAFYFKKVSGTSAFISAIIAEVAVICCYYFTDISFLWYNVIGCSLVLILSLMINPFTDRSTNN; this is encoded by the coding sequence ATGAGAACTCTTGACTGGATTATACTCTGCGGGACAATTATCCTTATTGTTATTTATGGAGTCTACAAAGGGCGCGGAAGTAAAAACATAAAAAGTTATCTCCTTTCAAATAATGATATGAAATGGTACACGATTACTATTTCAATCATGGCAACACAGGCAAGCGCGATTACATTTCTATCAACTCCCGGACAAGCGTATGTAGATGGGATGCGGTTCGTTCAATTCTATCTCGGGCTTCCGATAGCTATGATTATACTTTCGGTTACAGCAGTCCCGATCTATCATAAACTAAAAGTATTTACTGCGTATGAATATCTTGAAACAAAGTTTGATATAAAAACAAGAGCACTCGCAGCCTTTCTGTTTCTTATTCAGCGAGGACTTGCAGCAGGTCTTACAATCTATGCTCCTTCACTTATTCTGTCTGTACTGCTTGGGTGGGATTTATATTTAACAAATTTAATTGTCGGATTATTGGTGATCATTTACACTACCACCGGCGGGGCTAAGGCTGTCGGCTGGACTCAGTTTCACCAGATGATAGTGATAACTGTCGGTATGTTCACAGCGTTTGCAGTTATTCTTCTGCTTTTGCCGACGGATGTTTCAGTTATGGATTCAATAAGGGCTGCGGGTAAAATGGGAAAACTTGAAAGTATAGATTTCTCATTTGACCTTGACAATCGCTACAGTTTCTGGTCTGGTTTACTTGGCGGTTTGTTCCTTCAGTTATCATATTTCGGAACCGATCAATCACAGGTGCAAAGATATTTAACCGGTGAATCTGTTAAACAAAGCAGACTTGGTTTACTTGTGAACGGAATTGTAAAAATTCCAATGCAGTTTATTATACTGTTTATCGGTGCAATGTTATTTATGTTTTATCAATTCAACACTCCCCCTTTATTTTTTAATCCTGTTGAAACTGAAAAACTAAAAAGCGGAAAATATGCCTTCGAATACTCTGAACTTGAAAAGCAGTTTGAAGATATAAGCGCAGAAAAAAAAGAAAAATTACATACACTTATAAGTGCGCTCAATTCCGGTGACGAAAGTAAAATTGAATCAGCAGAACACGATTTAAAATTAAGTACAGATGAGACTATAAAAATACGACAACGAGTAAGTTCATTAGTTGCACTTAATGATCCTGATTCAAACCCAAATGATACGAACTACATCTTTCTTACTTTTGTTTTACAATTTCTGCCTGTGGGTCTTGTCGGTCTTGTGCTTGCAGCGATTTTATCTGCCTCAATGTCTTCGACTTCTTCTGAAATTAATGCTCTGGCATCTACATCAGTTATTGATGTGTACAAAAGGATGGTCCGGAAAGAAGCCTCCGAACGCCACTACCTTATTGCCACCAAAACATTCACGGTGATGTGGGGACTGCTCGCAATTCTGTTTGCTGAGTTTGCGAATCATCTCGGCTCACTGATAGAGGCGGTTAATATCCTTGGTTCGTTATTTTATGGTACCATACTCGGAATTTTTTTGCTTGCATTCTATTTTAAAAAAGTATCAGGCACGTCTGCTTTTATTTCTGCAATCATTGCAGAAGTCGCGGTTATATGCTGTTATTATTTTACTGATATATCTTTTCTATGGTACAATGTTATCGGATGTTCACTTGTGTTGATTCTGTCTCTGATGATAAATCCTTTTACTGATAGGTCAACAAATAATTAA
- a CDS encoding PIG-L family deacetylase, producing the protein MLKNKTASIIMATLITAFAAAQPSLNKNSSEIFQELKRLKVLGSVLYVAAHPDDENTAVLSYMNSEMMLRTGYLALTRGDGGQNLIGSEQAEYLGVIRTQELMEARKIDGAEQFFTRAIDFGYSKSAEETFSIWDKNLLLSDVVFIIRKFQPDVIITRFPTTGEGGHGQHTASAILALEAFTKAGDKNEFPEQLKYVDVWQAKRIFWNGWLPLLEANKTDLTKLIKLDLGTYNNLLGMSYTEIAALSRSMHKSQGFGATGRRGENLNHFLSLGGESADSDMFEGIDLSWNRIKNSSKVSELINQAINEYQPTNPSKSLPVLFKIYDELNKLEKNNLTESKLRDVQNLISYCAGLWIEAIAKDYSYSPGSKIEVSAGIVNRSEIPLELKSIIIKPVNKIVEVNSKLENNKFITFETDFVLPSQMKYSQPYWLVKSPEKGLFRIDDQLLLAEPENPPALSCEFALIYNGSEIKLDVPVLYRKTDPVEGEKYRPVEILPSATIKFDEDVYVFGDNQNRKINLSLRSNVDSINGKLKFTIPDGWTISPSEFNFSINKKYDEVFFNIQVTPSKNNSTEMLKAFVESDKGNSDYSLTEISYQHIKPAIVLSKAETKLIKLDMPRVVDRIGYIMGSGDDVPAYLSQLGYVVDILTDEQLDNGGLTDYDVIITGIRAYNTRQRLGKQKDKLLDYVKAGGTLIVQYTIDRGLVTDNFSPYPLSLSRIRVTDENSKFSFPDPEHRLLNYPNRITEEDFDGWVQERGLYFAKDWDKHFESVVSFTDGLEEPASGGLLYTKYGTGVFIYTGISWWRQLPAGVTGAYKFFVNLLSAGVERHSLNN; encoded by the coding sequence ATGCTAAAAAATAAAACCGCTTCAATAATTATGGCTACGCTCATTACTGCCTTTGCCGCAGCTCAACCATCACTAAATAAAAACTCATCCGAAATTTTTCAGGAACTTAAACGACTAAAAGTTCTAGGAAGTGTTCTTTATGTTGCCGCACATCCCGATGATGAAAATACTGCGGTGCTTTCATATATGAATTCAGAAATGATGTTAAGAACAGGATACCTTGCACTTACACGTGGTGACGGCGGACAGAACCTTATTGGAAGTGAACAGGCTGAATACCTGGGAGTGATTCGTACACAGGAACTAATGGAAGCACGGAAGATTGACGGTGCCGAACAGTTTTTTACAAGAGCGATTGATTTTGGTTATTCAAAATCAGCCGAAGAAACTTTTAGTATCTGGGATAAAAATCTGCTTCTCTCGGATGTAGTTTTTATAATCAGAAAATTCCAGCCTGATGTAATCATAACCAGATTTCCAACCACTGGTGAAGGTGGACACGGGCAGCATACAGCGTCAGCAATACTCGCACTTGAAGCATTTACGAAAGCCGGTGATAAAAATGAATTTCCCGAACAATTAAAATATGTTGATGTATGGCAGGCAAAAAGAATTTTCTGGAATGGATGGCTTCCTTTACTGGAAGCAAATAAAACTGATTTAACTAAACTTATAAAACTTGACCTTGGTACATACAACAATCTGCTCGGAATGTCATACACAGAAATTGCGGCACTCAGCAGAAGCATGCACAAAAGTCAGGGATTCGGTGCTACAGGAAGACGAGGTGAAAACCTGAATCACTTTTTGAGTCTTGGAGGTGAATCTGCTGATTCAGATATGTTTGAAGGAATTGATCTTTCATGGAACAGGATTAAGAATAGCAGTAAAGTCAGTGAATTAATAAATCAAGCCATCAACGAATACCAGCCCACCAATCCATCAAAAAGTCTTCCTGTTCTTTTTAAGATTTATGATGAACTGAATAAACTTGAAAAAAATAATCTTACAGAAAGCAAACTACGTGATGTTCAAAATCTGATAAGCTATTGTGCAGGATTATGGATCGAAGCAATCGCAAAAGACTATTCATATTCTCCCGGATCAAAAATTGAAGTGAGTGCGGGAATCGTTAACCGTTCAGAAATTCCTCTTGAATTAAAAAGTATCATTATCAAACCTGTTAATAAAATTGTTGAAGTGAATTCAAAATTGGAAAATAACAAATTCATCACTTTCGAAACAGATTTTGTATTACCCTCACAGATGAAATATTCTCAACCATACTGGCTCGTGAAAAGCCCTGAGAAAGGTTTATTCAGGATTGACGATCAGCTATTATTAGCCGAACCGGAAAATCCTCCGGCGTTGAGTTGCGAATTTGCGCTCATCTATAATGGCTCGGAAATAAAGCTGGATGTTCCTGTTCTTTACAGGAAAACCGATCCTGTTGAGGGTGAAAAGTACAGACCTGTTGAAATTCTTCCTTCAGCAACAATAAAATTTGATGAGGATGTATATGTATTTGGTGATAATCAAAACAGGAAAATTAATTTATCACTCCGCAGCAACGTTGATTCGATCAATGGCAAATTAAAATTTACAATTCCGGATGGATGGACTATATCCCCTTCTGAATTTAACTTCAGCATTAATAAAAAATATGATGAAGTATTTTTTAATATCCAGGTTACTCCTTCAAAAAATAATTCGACGGAAATGCTAAAAGCATTTGTAGAATCTGATAAAGGTAATTCAGATTATTCATTGACGGAAATATCTTATCAGCATATAAAGCCTGCAATTGTTTTATCTAAAGCGGAAACAAAACTTATAAAACTTGATATGCCGAGAGTAGTCGATCGAATAGGATACATTATGGGTTCAGGAGATGATGTACCGGCATATCTCAGCCAGCTTGGGTATGTTGTTGATATTCTGACTGATGAACAACTTGATAACGGCGGATTAACTGATTATGATGTTATAATAACGGGAATCCGTGCTTATAACACAAGACAAAGGTTAGGAAAGCAAAAAGATAAATTACTTGATTATGTAAAAGCAGGCGGAACATTAATTGTTCAGTACACCATAGACAGAGGACTGGTAACAGATAATTTTTCACCATATCCTTTAAGTTTATCACGTATTCGTGTGACAGATGAAAACAGTAAATTTTCTTTTCCGGACCCCGAACACAGACTATTAAATTATCCCAACAGAATTACTGAAGAAGATTTTGATGGATGGGTACAGGAGCGTGGACTTTATTTTGCAAAGGATTGGGATAAACATTTTGAAAGTGTAGTTTCTTTTACAGACGGTCTTGAAGAGCCAGCTAGCGGCGGACTTCTTTATACAAAGTATGGTACGGGGGTATTTATCTACACAGGTATTTCATGGTGGCGGCAGCTGCCAGCCGGAGTTACCGGTGCTTACAAGTTCTTTGTGAATCTATTGTCAGCAGGGGTTGAAAGACATTCATTAAATAATTAA
- the kdsA gene encoding 3-deoxy-8-phosphooctulonate synthase, producing the protein MNLDINGIIIGDKKPFVLIAGPCVVESEELTIGIAKTVKEITARLNIPYIFKASYRKANRTSAASFTGIGDDNALNILSRIKRELNLPVLTDVHSPEEAKTAADFVDILQIPAFLCRQTELLVAAGSTGKVVNIKKGQFLAPEDMSHAAAKVESTGNKKMLLTERGTTFGYHNLVVDMRSLVIMKELGYPVVMDATHSVQLPSKDNTSGGQPKFIKPLARAAAAVGIDALFLEVHPDPSKALSDASSQLKLSELEDLLKEISLIDRAVKNY; encoded by the coding sequence ATGAATTTAGATATTAATGGAATCATCATCGGCGATAAAAAACCTTTTGTTCTTATTGCTGGTCCGTGTGTCGTTGAATCAGAAGAACTGACAATCGGGATAGCAAAAACAGTAAAAGAAATCACCGCACGGTTAAACATACCTTACATTTTCAAAGCAAGTTACAGGAAAGCAAACAGGACAAGCGCAGCATCATTCACTGGTATTGGTGATGATAATGCTCTAAACATCTTATCGCGTATAAAAAGAGAATTGAATTTACCTGTATTGACAGATGTTCATTCACCTGAAGAAGCGAAAACCGCAGCAGACTTTGTTGATATTCTTCAGATACCTGCTTTCTTGTGCAGACAGACGGAGTTGCTGGTTGCCGCAGGATCGACCGGAAAAGTTGTTAACATAAAAAAAGGACAGTTTCTCGCTCCCGAAGATATGAGTCACGCAGCAGCTAAAGTAGAATCAACAGGAAATAAAAAAATGTTATTAACTGAACGAGGAACTACTTTTGGTTATCATAATTTGGTTGTTGATATGCGTTCTTTAGTAATAATGAAAGAGCTTGGTTATCCTGTTGTGATGGACGCTACACATTCAGTTCAATTGCCTTCAAAAGATAATACCAGCGGCGGACAACCGAAATTCATTAAGCCTTTAGCAAGAGCCGCTGCAGCAGTCGGTATTGACGCATTATTTCTTGAGGTTCATCCTGATCCATCAAAAGCGTTAAGTGATGCTTCGAGCCAGTTAAAACTAAGTGAACTTGAAGACTTGTTGAAGGAGATATCTTTAATAGACCGTGCGGTAAAAAATTATTAG
- a CDS encoding KpsF/GutQ family sugar-phosphate isomerase, translating into MTHDEIINKGKEVIRIEATAVQELASSINGNFVQAVEVMFNCKGRIVLTGMGKSGLIARKIVATLNSTGTAAIYLHPTDALHGDLGMVRKEDVVILISSSGTTEEILNLLPMLKRLKVKLIAMTGKEDAKLANECDIFLNIGVKEEACPHDLAPTASTTATLAMGDALSVALLEMRNFTAEDFAYLHPGGSLGKRLSLQIREIMITGDKIPKVNEQTSIKDVILEITSKRLGTTCVINNAGKLIGVITDGDLRRLLERTLDIKQLKAKDIMTKNPKVMKSEYLASFALQQMENFKITSLIIIDDDNSPEGIVHLHDLINLGLRNR; encoded by the coding sequence TTGACACACGATGAAATAATAAATAAAGGTAAAGAAGTAATCAGGATAGAGGCTACGGCAGTTCAGGAACTTGCTTCCAGTATTAACGGAAATTTTGTTCAGGCTGTTGAAGTTATGTTCAATTGTAAAGGCAGAATTGTTTTAACAGGTATGGGTAAGTCAGGATTGATTGCACGGAAGATCGTTGCAACACTAAACTCGACAGGCACTGCCGCAATTTATCTTCACCCTACAGATGCGCTTCACGGCGATCTCGGAATGGTTCGTAAAGAGGATGTCGTAATATTAATTTCCAGCAGCGGAACTACTGAAGAGATTCTGAATTTATTGCCTATGCTGAAAAGGTTAAAAGTTAAACTTATTGCTATGACCGGCAAAGAAGATGCTAAGCTTGCGAACGAGTGTGATATATTCTTAAATATCGGAGTAAAGGAAGAAGCCTGTCCGCACGATCTTGCACCAACTGCCTCGACTACTGCAACACTCGCAATGGGAGATGCACTATCGGTAGCACTTCTTGAAATGAGGAATTTCACTGCGGAAGATTTTGCATACTTACACCCGGGCGGCAGCCTCGGTAAACGATTATCATTACAGATCAGGGAGATAATGATAACCGGCGATAAAATACCAAAGGTTAATGAGCAAACTTCAATCAAAGATGTTATCCTTGAAATAACTTCAAAACGGCTTGGAACAACATGCGTAATAAATAATGCAGGTAAATTAATTGGAGTGATAACTGACGGAGATCTTCGCAGACTTCTTGAAAGAACACTTGATATTAAACAGTTAAAAGCAAAAGATATTATGACTAAAAATCCTAAAGTCATGAAGTCAGAATATCTTGCATCATTCGCCCTTCAGCAGATGGAGAATTTCAAGATCACATCACTGATTATAATCGATGATGACAATTCTCCTGAAGGTATTGTCCATTTGCATGATTTGATTAATCTCGGACTTCGAAACAGATGA
- the lptC gene encoding LPS export ABC transporter periplasmic protein LptC: MVSVIILSLFISACSGERVKPVIDPNLVVEELPTQESWNSKVVFTDSGQTKAILHTGHLRVFSKSMETLLDDGVKVDFYNQMEKISTVLTSKRGRVDDATRDLYAIDSVVAVSDSGVTVSTEELMWRNKDRKIVSDKFVTIISPKEKIQGYGFESDQSLQNYVIYNITYVTSIDSTSQKSGQK; the protein is encoded by the coding sequence ATGGTGTCGGTGATTATTCTGTCGCTATTTATTTCTGCCTGTTCAGGTGAAAGAGTAAAGCCTGTAATCGATCCCAATCTTGTTGTGGAAGAACTTCCAACACAGGAAAGCTGGAATTCAAAAGTTGTTTTTACAGACTCCGGGCAAACAAAAGCAATTCTTCACACAGGACATTTAAGAGTTTTCAGTAAATCAATGGAGACTTTGCTTGATGATGGGGTGAAGGTAGATTTTTATAACCAGATGGAAAAAATTTCAACTGTGCTTACATCAAAGCGCGGCAGAGTAGATGATGCAACCAGAGATCTATATGCTATTGATAGTGTTGTTGCAGTGAGTGACAGCGGTGTCACAGTTTCAACTGAAGAACTAATGTGGCGGAATAAAGATCGTAAAATAGTTTCAGATAAATTTGTAACAATAATTTCTCCAAAAGAAAAAATTCAGGGATATGGTTTTGAATCAGATCAAAGCCTGCAGAACTACGTTATTTATAACATAACTTACGTTACAAGTATTGATTCTACTTCACAAAAAAGCGGACAGAAATAA
- the lptB gene encoding LPS export ABC transporter ATP-binding protein translates to MNSTKLRSEDLVKIYKKRTVVNKASVEVSKGEIVGLLGPNGAGKTTTFYMITGMIRPEKGKVFLDETEITSVPMYKRARMGIGYLPQEASIFRRLTVEENLYAVLEMTKLNAKERKEKCEKLLEELSIAHIRKSKGFQLSGGERRRTEIARSLATDPSFILLDEPFAGVDPIAVEDIMTIVANLKNRGIGVLITDHNVHETLSIVDKGYILINGVIFKQGKAIELAEDEEVRKLYLGEKFKLDRYS, encoded by the coding sequence ATGAATTCAACAAAATTAAGAAGCGAAGATTTAGTAAAGATTTATAAAAAAAGAACAGTGGTTAATAAAGCTTCTGTCGAAGTTTCAAAAGGTGAGATTGTCGGACTGCTTGGACCAAACGGTGCGGGCAAAACAACTACATTTTATATGATAACCGGAATGATACGTCCCGAAAAAGGAAAAGTATTTTTAGATGAAACGGAGATCACTTCAGTTCCAATGTATAAGAGAGCAAGAATGGGAATTGGTTATCTTCCGCAGGAGGCCTCAATCTTCAGAAGATTAACGGTTGAGGAAAACCTTTATGCTGTTTTGGAAATGACAAAACTAAATGCAAAGGAAAGAAAAGAAAAATGTGAAAAATTACTGGAAGAGCTTTCGATTGCACACATACGCAAGAGTAAAGGCTTCCAGTTAAGCGGCGGCGAAAGAAGACGAACAGAAATTGCGCGTTCATTGGCGACCGATCCGAGTTTTATTTTACTTGACGAACCATTCGCAGGTGTTGATCCTATCGCTGTAGAAGATATCATGACTATCGTGGCAAACCTTAAGAACAGGGGAATAGGAGTATTAATAACTGATCACAATGTTCATGAAACTCTGAGTATTGTTGATAAAGGTTATATACTGATAAACGGAGTAATATTTAAACAGGGCAAAGCAATTGAACTTGCTGAAGATGAGGAAGTCCGAAAATTATATCTTGGCGAAAAATTCAAATTGGATAGATACTCCTGA
- a CDS encoding endonuclease/exonuclease/phosphatase family protein gives MQRRTLLFMVLFITIISDRSFVLAQNDSIVIATFNCEFLNKDKIHVRYGLPLNINQASDAQKQQWSQPGFRDQKFLESTELVAQVLVQLRADVLALTEVGEEADVELLRTELNSLGMNYPHKAVCISSDNTTNQHVAVISRFPLSEVLQQIPGREYYLPETDDPETETHTGVSKGMRVTFTAFNKDFILYVLHLASERGGYAEDQQRISQASIVRRHYLDDLRDGKNIIVTGDLNDYRGQPTLLRLRGIDDIYDDLIQTGHKDFFDQSLLNTRWTYEFEGIRQQIDHILISFSIKDICKSSGGIRARTYEHFTSASDHLPFIVTLKLK, from the coding sequence ATGCAAAGGCGCACACTTTTATTTATGGTTTTGTTCATTACGATTATTAGCGATCGATCTTTTGTCTTAGCTCAAAACGACAGTATAGTGATCGCGACATTTAATTGTGAATTCCTGAACAAAGATAAAATACATGTAAGGTACGGATTGCCGTTAAACATCAACCAGGCAAGTGATGCACAAAAACAGCAATGGTCACAACCGGGCTTTCGTGATCAAAAATTTTTGGAATCAACTGAATTAGTTGCCCAGGTACTTGTACAGTTGAGAGCCGATGTACTTGCACTTACTGAAGTCGGCGAGGAAGCGGACGTTGAATTATTAAGAACGGAACTAAATTCACTTGGGATGAACTATCCGCACAAAGCAGTCTGCATTTCTTCAGATAACACAACGAATCAGCATGTAGCAGTTATCTCACGTTTTCCTCTTTCAGAAGTACTGCAGCAAATACCCGGCAGAGAATATTATCTTCCAGAAACCGATGACCCTGAAACAGAAACACACACCGGTGTAAGTAAGGGTATGCGAGTGACATTCACAGCATTTAATAAAGACTTCATTTTATATGTGCTTCATCTTGCTTCTGAACGAGGTGGATATGCTGAAGATCAGCAAAGAATTTCACAAGCGTCAATTGTAAGAAGACATTATCTTGATGATCTGCGTGACGGAAAAAATATCATCGTCACAGGTGATTTGAATGATTACAGGGGACAACCAACATTATTACGGCTGAGAGGAATTGATGATATTTATGATGATCTGATTCAAACCGGTCATAAAGATTTTTTTGATCAGTCATTATTAAATACAAGATGGACATATGAGTTCGAAGGAATAAGACAGCAGATCGATCACATACTAATTTCATTTTCAATTAAAGATATTTGTAAATCATCAGGCGGGATTCGTGCCAGAACTTACGAACACTTTACTTCTGCATCAGACCATCTGCCTTTTATAGTGACTTTAAAACTGAAGTAA
- a CDS encoding T9SS type A sorting domain-containing protein, whose protein sequence is MTNKLKIYPILKSAIIFQIIFSSFLFAQIESVIQRYRDDQKGSINNRRQGTLDGNLVRTLFYTNGEVGKWSFHPSGEWPIGSGHSYLSGVAVLIAAEVMAPGNSQTIHPLETSYREWMDPNPPIGIEKWGLEPVEGYAKIGSTFPALTLVPSSWPDEWPDALGLSDDWDGHWYGYFGKDVFNADLESFFVVDDSKDKEWSRSPYNYYPIASDTDRAGLGLRVEVRSFQWNAELLEDIIFWNYDVINISDYDYEKTCFGIFTDSNIGGFEDTGDDCASVDSTLALAYYFDYDGLGSPGNWVTGYMGYAYLQSPGNVLNGIDDDGDGMIDERIDDGIDNDADWRPFDDLNLNGVWDPQENEPLNDDLGVDGIGPENQNYNGPDLGEGDGLPTNGEPNFDLKDNHESDQIGLTAASIYRLGEGGTGGGWPKDDEPMWLKMSSGTFDSTLQNGNMAIVLSSGTFPFKKWTRQRYSMALMFGNDPDDLIFNKKVAQAFYNNNYVMPDSITSVDDEKLSLPTNNFILYQNYPNPFNPITEISFYLPVDGMIKLTIYDVLGREVKIYSNEFYRQGEHKIQFDGSELSSGIYFYKLSSDDFSQTKKFILLK, encoded by the coding sequence ATGACTAACAAATTAAAAATTTATCCGATCCTGAAATCCGCTATCATCTTTCAAATAATTTTTTCATCATTTCTCTTTGCTCAGATCGAGAGTGTAATTCAGAGGTATAGAGATGATCAAAAAGGCAGTATTAATAACAGGCGTCAGGGCACTCTTGATGGTAACCTTGTAAGAACTTTATTTTATACTAATGGTGAAGTTGGTAAATGGTCATTTCATCCATCAGGTGAATGGCCTATTGGGTCTGGACATTCATACCTTTCCGGAGTAGCAGTATTAATCGCTGCAGAAGTTATGGCTCCCGGGAATAGTCAAACTATCCATCCGTTAGAAACATCTTATAGAGAGTGGATGGATCCAAATCCACCGATAGGTATTGAAAAATGGGGGTTGGAACCAGTAGAAGGTTATGCAAAAATAGGTTCTACATTTCCTGCTTTAACCCTCGTACCTTCAAGTTGGCCTGATGAATGGCCAGATGCTTTAGGTTTGTCTGATGATTGGGATGGACATTGGTATGGATATTTTGGCAAAGATGTTTTTAATGCTGATCTTGAATCATTCTTTGTGGTGGATGATTCAAAGGACAAGGAATGGTCACGATCACCTTATAATTACTACCCAATAGCTTCAGATACAGATAGAGCAGGGTTAGGATTACGAGTAGAAGTAAGATCATTCCAGTGGAATGCTGAACTTCTTGAAGATATTATTTTCTGGAACTATGATGTCATAAATATTTCTGATTACGATTATGAAAAAACATGTTTTGGAATTTTTACGGATAGCAATATAGGTGGTTTCGAGGATACAGGCGACGACTGCGCATCAGTCGATAGTACGCTTGCTCTTGCATACTACTTTGACTATGACGGGTTAGGCAGTCCCGGAAACTGGGTAACCGGATATATGGGGTACGCTTATCTTCAGAGTCCGGGTAATGTCTTAAACGGAATTGATGATGATGGAGACGGGATGATTGATGAGAGAATTGATGATGGTATTGATAACGATGCTGATTGGCGACCTTTTGATGATTTGAATCTTAATGGTGTTTGGGATCCACAGGAAAATGAACCACTCAATGATGATTTGGGAGTCGATGGTATTGGACCTGAAAATCAAAACTATAACGGTCCTGATTTGGGAGAAGGTGATGGTCTTCCGACCAATGGTGAACCTAACTTTGATCTTAAAGACAATCACGAATCGGATCAGATTGGGTTAACAGCCGCATCAATTTACAGGCTTGGTGAAGGGGGGACGGGAGGCGGTTGGCCAAAGGATGATGAACCAATGTGGTTGAAGATGAGCAGTGGAACATTCGATTCAACACTTCAAAATGGAAATATGGCTATTGTCTTATCTTCTGGAACATTTCCATTTAAGAAATGGACGAGACAAAGATACTCTATGGCATTAATGTTTGGAAATGATCCGGATGATTTAATTTTTAATAAAAAAGTTGCGCAGGCATTCTATAACAATAATTATGTTATGCCGGATTCAATTACTTCGGTAGATGATGAGAAGTTATCTTTGCCAACAAATAATTTTATTCTTTATCAAAACTATCCAAACCCGTTTAATCCTATAACCGAAATCAGTTTCTATTTACCTGTCGATGGAATGATTAAACTTACTATCTATGATGTTCTTGGCAGAGAAGTAAAAATATATTCTAATGAATTCTACCGACAAGGTGAACATAAAATTCAATTTGACGGAAGTGAGTTAAGCAGTGGTATATATTTTTATAAACTAAGCTCTGATGATTTTAGTCAGACAAAAAAATTCATCCTTCTGAAATAA